In Balneolales bacterium ANBcel1, one genomic interval encodes:
- a CDS encoding ABC transporter permease, with the protein MNTTTPPMHEITPGPDHQAVNVALITRRKPDGANALSASVTFGWRAMLKIKHVPEQLFDVTAFPIMFILMFTYLFGGAIAGSTGAYLQYLLPGIMAQTVVMLSMYTGLALNNDIRKGIFDRFRSLPVWQPAVLTGALLGDALRYTIASLMVVVIGFMLGFRPEGGAIGMVMAILLLLVFTFSFSWIWTAIGIVVRSQESLYTLSFIVLFPLTFISNVFVHPETMPPWLQSFVDVNPISILVTAMRGFIHGNIVIADVIAVLLISALLVAIFGPVTMYLFRRQK; encoded by the coding sequence ATGAACACAACGACACCTCCCATGCATGAAATAACTCCCGGACCCGATCACCAGGCCGTCAATGTGGCCCTGATCACCCGCCGAAAACCGGACGGGGCCAATGCCCTTTCCGCTTCCGTAACGTTCGGATGGAGAGCGATGCTGAAAATCAAGCATGTTCCGGAACAGCTGTTTGATGTAACCGCCTTTCCAATCATGTTCATCCTGATGTTCACATACCTTTTCGGGGGCGCCATTGCCGGATCCACCGGTGCCTACCTGCAATACCTGCTTCCCGGAATTATGGCGCAGACGGTGGTGATGCTCTCGATGTATACCGGACTTGCCCTCAACAATGACATCCGAAAGGGGATTTTTGACCGGTTCCGCTCGCTTCCCGTATGGCAGCCGGCCGTACTGACCGGCGCCCTGCTCGGCGACGCCCTGCGCTATACGATCGCTTCCCTCATGGTGGTTGTGATCGGTTTCATGCTTGGCTTCCGGCCGGAAGGCGGTGCGATCGGCATGGTTATGGCCATCCTCCTGCTGTTGGTATTTACCTTCAGTTTTTCGTGGATATGGACGGCCATCGGCATCGTGGTGCGGTCGCAGGAATCGCTTTACACCCTCAGCTTCATCGTCCTGTTTCCCCTGACATTCATCAGCAACGTGTTCGTCCACCCGGAGACCATGCCCCCCTGGCTGCAGTCCTTTGTTGATGTCAACCCCATCAGCATACTGGTTACAGCCATGCGTGGCTTCATCCACGGAAATATTGTTATCGCGGACGTGATTGCGGTTCTGCTGATATCCGCATTGCTCGTTGCAATTTTCGGGCCTGTTACCATGTACCTGTTCCGGCGTCAAAAGTGA